The window GCAAGCGCATCGGAACGCGCGGCGAAGCGGAGATCGGCGCGGCGCTCGCCGAGCGTCGCGGCGATATCGAGCGCGAGCTTGGGCGCGGTCAGCCGCTCGGCGGGGCCGGCATAGAGCGTGCCCGGCACCGCATCGCCCTTGAGCGTGAAGCGGCCGTCGCGCGCGGTAAGCCGGATGTCGGCCAGCGGCGCGTCACCCGCGCGGCCGGTGAGCGTGCCGTTCCAGGCGGCCCAGTCGCCCTGTCCCGCCAGCTTGATCGACAGCGGCTTGCCGAGCGCGGCATAGCTGTCGACCAGCCCGCCCTTCGGCGCGACGAGCGCGGCGTCGATCAGCAGTCGGTTGGCAGCGGGCATCGCATCGAGGCGCAGCGTCAGCACATCGCCCCCGGCCGCACCCGCCGCCTTCAGCGTGCGCGCGTCGAGCGTCATGCGCGCGCGGCCGCTGGCGATATCGGCCGATCCCGCGAGGCGCGCGACATGCAGTTTTCCGGTGACGGGCGGCTCGATCACGATCCGATCGATCGCGACCTTGCCGATCGCGACGTCGATGTCGGGCAGGATCGGCGCATCGGGATCGGGCGCAACGGGCTTGAGCGCGGGCATGCGCAGCAGGCGGATTTCGGGCGACAGCAGTTCGCGCACGTCCACCTTGCTGCTGCCCAGATAGGCGAAGGGCCGCCAGTTGACGGTAATCTCCCCAGCGCGGGCGAAGGCACCCTGCGTATCGCGCAGTTCGACGCTGCGCAGGATCATCCGGCCATAGAGCGATCCGTCGATCCGGCCGATGCCGACCCGCATGCCGGACTCGGTTTCGAAGCCCGCAACCCGATCGACCAGAAAGCGCCGGCCGGGCGCGGTGTTCAGGCCCAGCACCACGAGAAGAAGGAGCAGCAGCAGACTGGCGACGGCGATCCCCGCCCATTTGGCGACGGCCATCCAGCGTGGGCGGGCGGGTGCGGTGGTTTCGGTCTCGGCCATCAGAAGGCCTGCCCGATCGAAATGTAGAGCGCGAGCTTGGATTCGCCCGGCTGCCGGTTGATCGGTGTCGCGACGTCGATCCGGAACGGCCCGAAATTGGTGTAGTAGCGCACGCCGATACCCGCACCGTAGCGCATATTCTTGATCGACGGGGTCGAGGATTCGCCGACCCGGCCCGCATCGAAGAAGGGCACGATGCCATAATCGCCGAAGCGGTAGCGCGCCTCGAGCGCAAACTCGGTCAGCGATCGGCCGCCGATCGGCTTGTCATCGATATCCTTGGGGCCAAGCTGCTGATAGCCGAAGCCGCGCACCGATCCGCCGCCGCCCGAATAGAGCCGCCGCGACGGCGCGATATCGTCGCGCGCCGCGCCCAGGATCGATCCGACACGCGCACGGCCGGCCAGCGTGATCGCATCGCTGATCGGATAATAAGCGCTGCCTTCGGCGAGCATCCGGCCATAGAAATCGAAGCCGCCGCCGCTGCGCTTCTGCGCCTCCGGGCTGACCCGCGCGGACAGGCGGAAGCCCTTGGTCGGATCGAGCTGGCTGTTCGATCGATCATAGCCGATCTGCAGCGGGATCGCGGCGATGAAATAGGTGTTGCGATCGCGATCGAGCGTGGCGGCCTCGAACGGGGTTTCGCGCGTGGCGATCAATTCGCCGCCCACGCTCCACGTCCAGCGTTTCTGGAAGATCGGGGTGCTCTGCCGCGACAGGCTGCCCGACAAAGTGAGCGTCTGCGCATTATACGCATCGAAATCCTGCCGCGCGACCGAGGCGCCGAGCGCGAAGACCCGATCGCGCTGCCCGGCATTCGATCGGCGGAAGGTGGTGCCCAGGCTCTGCTGCAGCGTGCCCGCCACCGCCTCGACCGTCAGCGCGCCTTCGGGCGGGAACATGTTGCGATGGGTCCACGAACCTGTGAGCTTGATGCCCTCGCCGGTGCCGTAGCCCGCGCTGGCCGCAAGTTGCCGTGCGGGGCCTTTGGTCTGCGTCACCAGCACGTC is drawn from Sphingomonas crocodyli and contains these coding sequences:
- a CDS encoding autotransporter assembly complex protein TamA; translated protein: MRFSSLRLMCSAGMGLASIANAQSNDALLSDPAFDASLPPLSATAAPPVEATPDAAPAADPELTAPLPSMATFDTNPPPATDTADEKAPEVRYKLVIEGLKAIGLESEFRDLSALLSDGRDAANAAQVSARADEDVQLAERLMRSEGYYDAIASTTIDTLPNATNSLTVQLKATPGPRYSLGDIRITGAEPEPTGIAREALAIKTGDPIVAADIQSGEAKIALRLPEAGYPFVKVGQRDILLDERNHRGDYSLPVDAGPKSSFGSIRTDGDPVFTPDHLTVISRFDRGELYDSRQIDDLRQALIATSLLGTSAIEPVRTGQKAADGTEIVDVLVTQTKGPARQLAASAGYGTGEGIKLTGSWTHRNMFPPEGALTVEAVAGTLQQSLGTTFRRSNAGQRDRVFALGASVARQDFDAYNAQTLTLSGSLSRQSTPIFQKRWTWSVGGELIATRETPFEAATLDRDRNTYFIAAIPLQIGYDRSNSQLDPTKGFRLSARVSPEAQKRSGGGFDFYGRMLAEGSAYYPISDAITLAGRARVGSILGAARDDIAPSRRLYSGGGGSVRGFGYQQLGPKDIDDKPIGGRSLTEFALEARYRFGDYGIVPFFDAGRVGESSTPSIKNMRYGAGIGVRYYTNFGPFRIDVATPINRQPGESKLALYISIGQAF